In one Salvelinus fontinalis isolate EN_2023a unplaced genomic scaffold, ASM2944872v1 scaffold_0895, whole genome shotgun sequence genomic region, the following are encoded:
- the LOC129847613 gene encoding polysialoglycoprotein-like, which yields MGRHYLLITQTIFMIMGGVRELLLFVLTVGVVKVSCYPVGKSQKQEQVSLQRRLGELSSNDVSIVHALALLRSIGSDAKQDREEYFETNEVESQASPNHGSSPANDALSSDDATSEAGPSDDATSEAGPSDDATSEAATGPSDDATSEAATGPSDDATSEAATGPSDDATSEAATGPSDDATSEAATGPSDDATSEAATGPSDDATSEAATGPSDDATSEAATGPSDDATSEAATGPSDDATSEAATGPSDDATSEAATGPSDDATSEAATGPSDDATSEAATGPR from the exons ATGGGAAGACATTACCTGTTGATAACACAGACTATTTTCATGATCATGGGAGGTGTGAGAGAATTACTGCTCTTTGTGTTGACTGTGGGGGTTGTCAAAG TTTCTTGTTACCCTGTTGGAAAATCCCAGAAGCAAGAGCAAGTCTCTCTGCAGAGGAGACTTGGAG AGCTGTCATCAAATGACGTCTCCATTGTGCATGCCCTGGCCTTGCTCCGATCCATAGGGTCTGACGCTAAACAAGACAGAGAAG AGTATTTTGAGACTAATGAAGTAGAATCCCAAGCTTCTCCAAACCATGGTAGCTCTCCGGCAAATGATGCCCTGtcctctgacgacgctacctctgaagctggcccgtctgacgacgctacctctgaagctggcccgtctgacgacgctacctctgaagctgccactggcccgtctgacgacgctacctctgaagctgccactggcccgtctgacgacgctacctctgaagctgccactggcccgtctgacgacgctacctctgaagctgccactggcccgtctgacgacgctacctctgaagctgccactggcccgtctgacgacgctacctctgaagctgccactggcccgtctgacgacgctacctctgaagctgccactggcccgtctgacgacgctacctctgaagctgccactggcccgtctgacgacgctacctctgaagctgccactggcccgtctgacgacgctacctctgaagctgccactggcccgtctgacgacgctacctctgaagctgccactggcccgtctgacgacgctacctctgaagctgccactggcccgtctgacgacgctacctctgaagctgccactggcccccGTTGA
- the LOC129847614 gene encoding polysialoglycoprotein-like: MIMGGVRELLLFVMTVGVVKVSCYLVGKSQKQDQVSLQRRLGELSSNDASIVHALALLRSIGSDAKQDREEYLETKYNPKPLQTMVSLQQMMTCPLRRS; the protein is encoded by the exons ATGATCATGGGAGGTGTGAGAGAATTACTGCTCTTTGTGATGACTGTGGGGGTTGTGAAAG TTTCTTGTTACCTTGTTGGAAAGTCCCAAAAGCAAGATCAAGTCTCTCTGCAGAGGAGACTTGGAG AGCTGTCATCAAATGACGCCTCCATTGTGCATGCCCTGGCCTTACTCCGATCCATAGGGTCTGATGCTAAACAAGACAGAGAAG AGTATTTGGAGACTAAGTACAATCCCAAGCCTCTCCAAACCATGGTATCTCTCCAGCAAATGATGACCTGTCCTCTGAGGAGAAGCTGA